The Streptomyces sp. A2-16 sequence TCTCCGCGATCAGCAGTCCGCCAGGGGCGAGCAGTTGGGACATCCGGTCGAGCAGGGCCTGCGGGTCGCCGCCGATGCCGACATTGCCGTCGATCAGCAGCGCGGTGCCCCAGCGGCCCTCGCCCGGCAGGGACTCGAAGACGGACCGCCGAAGGGCCTGCCCGCCCAGCGCGACGGTCCGTGCGACGGCCGCCTCGCTCACGTCGATGCCGAGCACCGGCCGGCCGTGGGCACCGAGCGCGGCGACGAGCCGCCCCGGGCCGCAGCCGACGTCCAGTACCGCCCCCTCGCAGCGCCGCAGCACCTCCAGGTCCGCGGCATCCGCGGCCGCACACCACCGCTCCAGCTCGAGCAGCAGCAGCCATCCGTCGGAGCGACGCAGGAACAGCGGACCCTGCCCGGTGCGGAGGGCCCGGGCATAGGGGTCGGCGGACCAGGTGCCGTCGTGGGAGGGGGCGCCGGTGCCTGGGCCGGGTGGTCGGGTTCCGGGTCGTGTGTCGGTCGTGGTGGCCGTGGCCGGGTTTCGGTGCGGCCCGGTGCTGTCCGTCTGCGGTTGTGGGCTGTCGGCTCGGGCGCC is a genomic window containing:
- a CDS encoding class I SAM-dependent methyltransferase produces the protein MGTGTGTGARADSPQPQTDSTGPHRNPATATTTDTRPGTRPPGPGTGAPSHDGTWSADPYARALRTGQGPLFLRRSDGWLLLLELERWCAAADAADLEVLRRCEGAVLDVGCGPGRLVAALGAHGRPVLGIDVSEAAVARTVALGGQALRRSVFESLPGEGRWGTALLIDGNVGIGGDPQALLDRMSQLLAPGGLLIAETVTDPDIDERIQVRVTDARGATGNPFPWARLGSPALLRHAPRTDWAFVDQWTAGGRSFVSLRHRTTKTAAEPPNSAAVTSSQRARKPSGDRPVAEA